The DNA segment GGCGTGACCACGCTCGGCACCCGCAAGGACAACCGCCTGGTCGACGACCTCGGCTTAGAGGGCACCGAGGACTTCATGCTGCACTACAACTTTCCGCCCTTCTCGACGGGCGAGGTCAAGCGCCTGCGCGGCGTGTCTAGGCGCGAGGTCGGCCACGGCAACCTGGCTCGGCGCGCGCTGGAAAACGTCATCCCCAGCCAGGACGACTTTCCCTACACCATCCGCATCGTCGGCGAGGTCCTGGAGTCGAACGGCTCGAGCTCGATGGCGACCGTCTGCGCGGGCTGTTTGAGCCTCATGGATGCGGGCGTGCCTATCAAAAAGCCCGTCGCCGGCATCGCCATGGGCCTGGTCAAGGAGGAAGGACGCCACGCTATCCTGAGCGACATCCTGGGCAGCGAGGACGCCATCGGCGACATGGACTTCAAGGTGACGGGCAGCCGTGACGGGGTGACCGCCCTGCAGATGGATATCAAGATTAGGGGCATCACCGCCGAGCTCATGCGCGAGGCGCTCGAGCAGGCCAAGACGGGCCGCGTCCACATCCTGGACGAGATGAGCAAGGTGATGGCCGAGCCGCGCGGCGAACTCGCGCCCAAGGCGCCGCGCATCATGACGGTCAAGATCGCCCAGGAGAAGATCGGCACGGTGATCGGCCCGGGCGGCAAGCAGATCCGCGAGCTCGAGGCGATGGGCGCGCAAATAGACGTGGGCGAGGACGGCACCATCCGCGTCTACAGCGCCGACGGCGAGGCCGCCGAGGCGGTCGCGCAGCGCATCCGCGAGCTGACCCTGGAAGCGGAAGTGGGCGCCATCTACGAGGGCACCGTCGCCAAGGTCTTGGACTTCGGCGCCTTCATCACCCTCTTCCCCGGCACCGATGGCCTCTTGCACATCTCGCAGATCGCCGAGGGCAGGGTCGACAACGTCGACGAGCACCTCAAGGTGGGCGACAGGGTCCGCGTCAAAGTCAACACCATCGACGCGCGCGGCAAGCTCGACCTGATCCGCCCCGAGCTCGAGGGCAAGATCCCGCCCCGCCGCCCCGCCGAGGGCCGCGGCGGTGGCGACCGTGGTGGCGACCGTGGTGGCGACCGTGGCCCACGCGACCGGGGCCGTGACCGTGGCCCGCGCGACCGACGCTAAACACAATCAAAGATTGAAGGTCCAACGTTCAATATCCTTGATCTTCAATGTTACCTTCAATGTTTGATTTATGACCTCCCGCCTCCCCCATGCGGTGAACAAAATGGGGGCCGCTTTGGCGTGATAAAGGAGATCGATGGCTCGTAGACGCGGCACCAAATCAGACGGCAAATCAAGTCAGGACAATCCCAAGCAGGACAATCCCAAGCAAGACGGCCAGAAGCAGGACGGCCAGAAGGTCGTGCAGTTCGTGCCGCTCGGCGGCATGGGCGAGATCGGCAAGAACATGTTCGCCTTTGGTTACGAGGACGAGATCCTGCTCGTTGACGGCGGCCTCGCCTTTCCCGACGCCGACATGCTCGGCGTCGACATTCTGGTGCCCAAGATCGACTGGGTGATCGAAAATCAGGACAAGATCAAGGGCTGGGTGCTCACCCACGGCCACGAGGACCACATCGGCGGCCTGCCCTACATGCTCCGCCTCCTGCCCAAGCTGCCCATGTACGGCGCCAAGCTGACGCTCGGGCTCCTAAGGGGCAAGTTCGAGGAGTTCAACCTCTCGGAAAACGACGTGGACCTGCGCGAGATCACGCCCGACGAGCGGATCAAGATCAGCCGCTACTTCACGGTGGACTTTTTCAGGATGACCCACTCGATCCCCGACAACTCGGGCGTCATCATCCACACCCCCATCGGCCGCATCGTCCATTCGGGCGACTTCAAGCTCGACTACAACCCCGCCGACGGCAAGACCAGCCACCTCCACAAGCTCGCCCAGGCGGGCGAGGAGGGCGTCCTGGCGCTTATCTCCGACTCGACCAACGCCGAGCGGCCGGGCTACACCTTGAGCGAGCAGGACGTGATGCAAAGCGTCGAAGCCCTGGTCGCCAAGGCCAAGGGCCGCGTCTTGGTGACCACCTTCGCGTCGCACGTCCACCGCCTGCAGAACTTCATCCGCGTGGCGGAAGCGCACGACCGCCGTGTGGTGGTGGAGGGGCGCTCGATGGTCAAGAACATCGCGATCGCCCAGGAACTCGGTTATCTGGAAAGCAAACAGAAGATCATCAGCACCGACCAGATGGCCCAGTTGCCCGATGACAAGGTGCTCTTTTTGTGCACCGGTTCGCAGGGCCAGCCGATGGCCGCCCTGTCGCGCTTGGCGGCGGGCAACCACCGCAAGATCAACCTGAAGCCGGGCGACACCGTCATCATGTCCTCAAACCCCATTCCCGGCAACGAGGAAGCGGTGGGGCGCGTCATCAACCAGCTCTACGCGCGCAAGGTCAACGTCTTCTACCCGCCGACCTACAAGGTCCACGCCTCGGGCCACGCCAGCCAGGAAGAGCTCAAGCTGATCTTGGACCTCACCCGGCCCAAGTTCTTCATCCCCTTCCACGGCGAGCCGCGCCACCAGGTCAACCACGTCCGCCTCGCCGAGGGCATGTCGAGGCCGCCGCAGAAAAACCTCATCGTCGAAAACGGCGACGTTATCGAGATTGCTCGCGACGACATGAGGAAGGTCGGAGAGGTCGAGGCGGGCGTCATCTACGTCGACGGCGTGGGCAGCACCCGCGAGGAGGTCTCCGAGCCCGTCATCCGTGACCGCCAGACGCTCGCGGAGGAGGGCGTGGTGGTCATCATGGCGGTGACGGGCAAAAAGCCCTCGATCGAGGTAGTCAGCCGCGGCGTCATGCAAAACCACAAGGACGTCCACGCCGAGATCCAGCGCATCGCCCTGGAGAGCCTGCAACGCGCCGTTCGCGAAAAACGCAACCTGGGCGACATTCGCGACGACATCTTCTACCCGGTGCGCCGTTACCTGCGCAAGGCGACGGGCCGCAACCCGCTCATCATGCCGGTGGTGTTCGAGGCCTAAAGGCAGAATCAGAGAAGGACTTCCGACTCCTGCTCGAGCCAGGCTCCCAACCACTCGAGCGCCGTCACCACCTCTTCTCTGCCCGCGCGCCGAGGTCGTCTCCTATCAGGAGGGCGTGGTTGTTGCGGCCGTAGGCGTCCCAGCCCGCCGCCAGATGGCCGCCGACGCTGACGTCTGTCCGGCTCGAGCTGGTTGCATAAGCGCTTGACCGCTGCCGAGAGAGGCTCTACAATGACGAAGCTAGCGGGTCGTTAGCTCAACCGGTAGAGCAGCTGACTCTTAATCAGCGGGTTATAGGTTCGAGTCCTATACGACCCACCACGAAGCCCCTCCAGAAGGGGCTGTTTTATTGTTCCAGCCGATAGTGGCCGGCACGCCGCAACGCCCGAGGTCGTCAGCGTGCACCTCTTAGGCTCGGCGAGAGAGTCATGACCTGACATTCCGCCCCCCCTTTTGCCGATTTTGGAATTAGGGCATGACATGCTGAAGCATGAGCGAAACATACAAGAGCGAGACCCTGGAGCACTTAGGTTTGGTAGCGGGAATGTTCGATGAACTTGGGATTGGCGAGCTTGTTGATGAGCTTGTTCCTCAGGATCTGGAGCAACGTACAGTCAGCGTCGGGCAGGCACTCAAGGCCATGGTCCTCAACGGCTTAGGGTTTGCCAACAGACGTCTTTACCTGACGACGAGGTTCTTCCAGAACAAACCAACCGGGCGGTTGTTGGGTGCAGGGATAGAGCCGGAGCATCTCAACGATGACGCCTTAGGCAAAGCGCTTGATGACCTTTATGCCTATGGGGTAAGCGAGCTGTACATGAAGATTGCTGCTCAGGCTGCCACGCGGCTCGGCATTGTCCCAAAAGTAGCTCACATGGATACAACAAGCTTCCACGTCGATGGCGAGTACAACAGCGACGAGCCACCCGCTGAGGACGACAAGCTTATTCACATCACTCAGGGCTACAGCAGAGACCACCGACCGGACCTGAACCAGGTGGTGCTCGAACTCATCACCGAGAACCAGGCCAGTTTGCCGATGATGATGGAGCCCCTGAGCGGCAATAGCAGCGACAAGGTGACGTTTGAGCAGAGCATTGACACCCACATCGCCCATCTCCAGACTGACCACGGGCTAACCCTGATAGTGAGCGACAGCGCGGGCTACACCAGCGCTAGTCTCAAAGCCTATGAGCAGCAAAGGGTGAATTGGATTATGGGCGTCCCCGGCACGCTCAAAGAGGTAAAGGAACACCTGAGTGAGGTCGATGTCGAGGCGATGCATGACCTCACCGAGGGCTACCGCTACACCCCACTGAGGAGCCACTACGCTGAGGTTGAGCAGCGCTGGCTACTCATCTACTCCGAGCAGGCGCGTGCTCGCGCAGTCAAGAGTGTCGACAAAGAACTCTTTAAACAGTCACAACAAGAACATAAAGCGTTTGAGAAGCTCTGTAGGACACGCTTTAACTGCCCTGAAGACGCCGAGCGTGCTCTGGCGGCTTACCAGAAGACC comes from the Deinococcota bacterium genome and includes:
- the pnp gene encoding polyribonucleotide nucleotidyltransferase, with translation MTIPQAKRYSTTLGGRELSLETGKYAKLASGSVTLRYGETVVLVTAQMSTSGSPLDFLPLTVEYEERHYAIGKIPGSFLRREGRPGSQATLNARLTDRQIRPLFPKDLRNEVQVLITVLSADQQNDPAPLAAIGASAALMMSNAPWDGPTACVNVGYIGGEYVLNPTFQEMEASALELTVAGSRDAVLMVEASANELSESVMVGAIEFAHQEMQGVLGLIERLAAETGKEKTEYSPATAISAEDVDLMYREATARGLRDILRVPAKQERSLRQKELRDTIIADKVPDAEAEGAGERITVLKEVFSKAAAREARRLVLEDNVRADGRAPKDIRPIWIETSVLPMAHGSAVFTRGETQVLGVTTLGTRKDNRLVDDLGLEGTEDFMLHYNFPPFSTGEVKRLRGVSRREVGHGNLARRALENVIPSQDDFPYTIRIVGEVLESNGSSSMATVCAGCLSLMDAGVPIKKPVAGIAMGLVKEEGRHAILSDILGSEDAIGDMDFKVTGSRDGVTALQMDIKIRGITAELMREALEQAKTGRVHILDEMSKVMAEPRGELAPKAPRIMTVKIAQEKIGTVIGPGGKQIRELEAMGAQIDVGEDGTIRVYSADGEAAEAVAQRIRELTLEAEVGAIYEGTVAKVLDFGAFITLFPGTDGLLHISQIAEGRVDNVDEHLKVGDRVRVKVNTIDARGKLDLIRPELEGKIPPRRPAEGRGGGDRGGDRGGDRGPRDRGRDRGPRDRR
- a CDS encoding ribonuclease J: MGEIGKNMFAFGYEDEILLVDGGLAFPDADMLGVDILVPKIDWVIENQDKIKGWVLTHGHEDHIGGLPYMLRLLPKLPMYGAKLTLGLLRGKFEEFNLSENDVDLREITPDERIKISRYFTVDFFRMTHSIPDNSGVIIHTPIGRIVHSGDFKLDYNPADGKTSHLHKLAQAGEEGVLALISDSTNAERPGYTLSEQDVMQSVEALVAKAKGRVLVTTFASHVHRLQNFIRVAEAHDRRVVVEGRSMVKNIAIAQELGYLESKQKIISTDQMAQLPDDKVLFLCTGSQGQPMAALSRLAAGNHRKINLKPGDTVIMSSNPIPGNEEAVGRVINQLYARKVNVFYPPTYKVHASGHASQEELKLILDLTRPKFFIPFHGEPRHQVNHVRLAEGMSRPPQKNLIVENGDVIEIARDDMRKVGEVEAGVIYVDGVGSTREEVSEPVIRDRQTLAEEGVVVIMAVTGKKPSIEVVSRGVMQNHKDVHAEIQRIALESLQRAVREKRNLGDIRDDIFYPVRRYLRKATGRNPLIMPVVFEA
- a CDS encoding IS1634 family transposase; this translates as MSETYKSETLEHLGLVAGMFDELGIGELVDELVPQDLEQRTVSVGQALKAMVLNGLGFANRRLYLTTRFFQNKPTGRLLGAGIEPEHLNDDALGKALDDLYAYGVSELYMKIAAQAATRLGIVPKVAHMDTTSFHVDGEYNSDEPPAEDDKLIHITQGYSRDHRPDLNQVVLELITENQASLPMMMEPLSGNSSDKVTFEQSIDTHIAHLQTDHGLTLIVSDSAGYTSASLKAYEQQRVNWIMGVPGTLKEVKEHLSEVDVEAMHDLTEGYRYTPLRSHYAEVEQRWLLIYSEQARARAVKSVDKELFKQSQQEHKAFEKLCRTRFNCPEDAERALAAYQKTLKVLTVHEVETISHKHFASAGRPRKDAVPETISYHVGGALAATISQREMLITKRSCFILATNNLDEDDLSDADILTEYKGQAHVERGFRFLKHPMFLASTLFLKKVERIMALLMVMTVCLLVYAALEHRIRKTLRQRTRPNGPGFARSISRTRP